A portion of the Megalobrama amblycephala isolate DHTTF-2021 linkage group LG23, ASM1881202v1, whole genome shotgun sequence genome contains these proteins:
- the gnpda1 gene encoding glucosamine-6-phosphate isomerase 1, giving the protein MKLIILNDYDQVSEWTAKYIRNRIRKFNPGPDRFFTLGLPTGSTPLGCYKKLIEYHKKGEISFQYVKTFNMDEYVGIPRDHPESYHSFMWNNFFKHIDIRAENTHILDGNASNLEKECQDFEAKIKAAGGIELFVGGIGPDGHIAFNEPGSSLLSRTRVKTLAMDTILANARFFDGDLSKVPTMALTVGVGTVMDAREVMILITGSHKAFALYKAIEEGVNHMWTVSAFQQHPQTVFVCDEDATHELRVKTVKYFKGIMHVHNKMVEEP; this is encoded by the exons ATGAAGCTCATCATACTCAATGACTATGACCAGGTCAGCGAATGGACTGCCAAATACATCAGGAACAGGATAAGGAAGTTTAATCCAGGTCCGGACCGATTCTTCACTCTGGGTCTTCCAACAG gaAGCACTCCGCTTGGATGCTACAAGAAACTGATCGAGTATCACAAGAAGGGAGAAATATCGTTTCAGTATGTGAAGACGTTTAATATGGATGAGTACGTGG GAATTCCTAGAGACCATCCTGAAAGTTACCATTCATTCATGTGGAATAACTTCTTCAAGCATATCGACATCCGAGCAGAAAACACCCACATCCTGGACGGAAACGCATCCAATCTAGAGAAGGAATGTCAGGACTTTGAAGCCAAAATCAAAGCTGCTGGAGGAATCGAACTTTTTGTTGGCG GTATTGGACCTGATGGTCACATCGCATTCAATGAGCCTGGTTCCAGTCTTCTGTCACGAACGCGTGTTAAGACCTTGGCGATGGACACGATTCTGGCTAACGCACGTTTCTTTGATGGCGATCTCTCTAAAGTCCCCACCATGGCCCTCACGGTTGGTGTCGGCACAGTGATGGACGCTCGAGAG GTCATGATTCTTATCACTGGCTCACATAAAGCATTTGCCCTCTATAAAGCCATAGAAGAGGGAGTGAATCACATGTGGACTGTGTCAGCGTTCCAGCAACATCCTcagactgtgtttgtgtgtgatgaAGACGCCACACATGAGCTCAGGGTCAAAACGGTCAAGTATTTCAAAG GCATTATGCATGTGCACAACAAGATGGTGGAAGAACCGTAG